One region of Glutamicibacter sp. B1 genomic DNA includes:
- a CDS encoding 2-hydroxyacid dehydrogenase yields MALRVLLPWQDLVDRLQLPGIEPILWHINDDPNDAPPADVLVTERPSNPQLRSRVSRIKGLKHVHLLSIGYEWVLEHLPEQVTLTNSKGAVEDATAEHCLALILASLRQLTLAGQQQREQNWTRTWTSSLHGSKVVILGAGGVGSEIRSRLLPFKPSELTSFARTERMHEQGYPIYSLDRLWDFLPSADVVIVALPHTRETEQLIDTQFLSAMKDGSLLVNVGRGPIVDTEALLLELQAGRLRAALDVTDPEPLPAGHALWSAPNCIITPHMAGDTEQFIALVSELAVNQVINFVNGEELTNQIIN; encoded by the coding sequence ATGGCACTACGTGTACTACTCCCCTGGCAGGATCTCGTCGACCGACTGCAGCTTCCGGGTATTGAACCGATACTCTGGCACATCAATGATGATCCGAATGATGCACCACCTGCCGACGTGCTGGTGACCGAACGTCCGAGCAACCCTCAGCTGCGTTCAAGGGTCTCCCGCATCAAGGGACTCAAGCACGTCCACCTGTTGTCCATCGGCTACGAGTGGGTGCTGGAGCATCTGCCAGAGCAGGTGACTTTAACAAACTCCAAAGGCGCCGTGGAAGATGCCACTGCGGAGCACTGCCTCGCACTGATTCTGGCTTCGCTTCGGCAGCTGACACTGGCAGGCCAGCAGCAGCGCGAGCAGAACTGGACTCGTACATGGACCAGCTCACTACACGGGTCAAAAGTCGTGATTCTCGGGGCTGGTGGAGTCGGCAGCGAAATCCGCTCGCGATTGCTGCCTTTCAAACCTTCCGAGCTAACTTCTTTTGCCCGTACCGAACGGATGCATGAGCAGGGCTACCCGATTTATTCTCTCGACAGACTCTGGGATTTTCTACCCTCCGCGGACGTAGTGATTGTTGCTCTGCCACATACCCGAGAAACTGAGCAACTCATCGATACCCAATTCCTCTCTGCAATGAAGGACGGCTCCCTACTGGTCAATGTGGGACGCGGACCCATCGTCGATACTGAAGCCCTACTATTGGAGCTGCAAGCCGGCAGACTGCGTGCTGCCTTGGACGTCACAGATCCCGAGCCACTGCCGGCAGGCCATGCGCTGTGGAGCGCACCTAATTGCATCATCACTCCACACATGGCCGGAGACACTGAACAGTTCATCGCGTTGGTCTCCGAGCTGGCGGTTAACCAAGTCATCAACTTTGTGAACGGTGAAGAACTCACGAATCAAATCATCAATTGA
- a CDS encoding YdeI/OmpD-associated family protein, translating into MDYDNPLIIKDVNAWRTWLNENEDTSDGVWLLVAKKGTTEPTSLMVADALQEALCSGWIDGQRRSRDETTFLQRYTPRRKASVWSEKNTQFVQELIEQGRMRPRGQAEIDKAKADGRWDRAYQGQATAQVPEDLRRALDANPAAKAVFEALKSQPRYHILHQLMIAKTEKTRSARLEKFLRQLSEAPD; encoded by the coding sequence ATGGACTACGACAACCCGCTGATCATCAAAGACGTCAATGCATGGCGCACCTGGCTGAATGAAAACGAAGACACTAGCGATGGAGTGTGGTTGCTCGTAGCCAAAAAGGGCACTACCGAACCGACATCTCTGATGGTTGCCGATGCACTACAGGAAGCCTTATGCAGCGGATGGATCGATGGTCAACGTCGCAGTCGAGACGAAACTACTTTCCTACAGCGTTACACACCGCGACGCAAAGCATCTGTCTGGTCTGAAAAGAATACGCAGTTCGTCCAGGAACTAATCGAGCAGGGCAGGATGCGCCCACGTGGACAAGCAGAAATCGATAAGGCGAAAGCCGATGGCAGGTGGGACCGCGCCTACCAAGGACAGGCCACCGCCCAGGTTCCTGAAGACCTGCGGCGCGCTCTAGATGCGAACCCAGCTGCCAAAGCGGTTTTCGAAGCATTGAAGTCCCAACCGCGCTATCACATTCTGCACCAGCTAATGATTGCCAAGACCGAGAAGACTCGGTCGGCGAGACTTGAGAAATTTCTTCGGCAGCTGTCCGAAGCACCAGACTGA
- a CDS encoding type I restriction-modification system subunit M: protein MASSVKEQQRAELHKTIWQVANDLRGSVDGWDFKSYVLGMLFYRFISENLTNYINDGERDAGSTDFDFAKMNDEEAEFAREDIVSEKGFFIRPSELFENVRQSAAKDENLNQTLQGIFKGIEGSATGTNSEADLKGLFDDLNVNSTKLGNNVAKRNAKLVKLLDAIGDLPLGGKFSDSTIDLFGDAYEYLMQMYASSAGKSGGEYYTPQEVSELLAKITTVGKTRVNKVYDPAAGSGSLLLKFAKVLGKENVGGFYGQEINLTTYNLARINMFLHDVNYENFDLALGDTLLEPHHWDDEPFEAIVSNPPYSIKWEGDANPILINDPRYAPAGVLAPKSKADLAFTMHMLHWLATNGTAAIVEFPGVLYRGGAEQKIRKYLIDNNYVDTVIQLPSDLFFGTTIGTCIIVLKKSKKTNDVLFIDGSAEFVRGGNKNKLSEANQQALLDAFTNRESTEYFTRLVDNSDIATNDYNIAVSSYVEAEDTREVIDIIELNTRIEQIVTRQTELRTSIDSIVADLEGVK, encoded by the coding sequence ATGGCAAGTAGCGTGAAGGAACAGCAACGAGCGGAACTGCACAAAACAATCTGGCAAGTGGCCAATGACCTTCGCGGTTCGGTGGACGGCTGGGACTTCAAGTCATATGTGCTGGGCATGCTGTTCTATCGGTTCATCTCTGAAAACCTCACCAATTACATCAACGATGGCGAGCGAGATGCGGGCTCGACTGACTTTGATTTCGCCAAGATGAACGACGAAGAAGCCGAATTCGCTCGTGAAGACATTGTCAGCGAAAAGGGCTTCTTTATTCGCCCTTCGGAACTTTTCGAAAACGTGCGTCAAAGCGCTGCAAAAGATGAAAACCTAAACCAGACCCTCCAAGGTATTTTCAAAGGTATTGAAGGCTCGGCGACCGGTACTAACAGCGAGGCCGATCTCAAAGGCTTGTTTGATGATCTGAACGTCAACAGTACCAAGCTCGGTAACAATGTCGCGAAGCGTAACGCCAAATTGGTCAAGTTACTCGACGCGATCGGTGACCTTCCTCTGGGCGGCAAATTCTCGGATAGCACCATTGACCTGTTTGGTGACGCCTACGAGTACCTGATGCAGATGTACGCATCTAGTGCCGGAAAATCTGGCGGTGAATATTACACCCCGCAGGAAGTCTCTGAACTGCTAGCAAAGATCACCACGGTCGGTAAGACGCGAGTGAACAAGGTATATGACCCCGCCGCTGGTTCGGGTTCACTCCTGCTCAAGTTTGCAAAGGTGCTAGGCAAAGAGAATGTGGGCGGGTTCTATGGTCAGGAAATCAACCTCACCACCTACAACCTGGCTCGTATCAACATGTTCCTGCACGATGTGAACTACGAGAACTTTGACCTGGCTCTGGGTGACACGCTACTTGAACCGCACCACTGGGATGATGAGCCGTTTGAAGCGATTGTCTCTAACCCTCCCTACTCGATCAAGTGGGAGGGCGATGCTAACCCAATCTTGATCAACGATCCACGCTATGCGCCGGCTGGCGTGTTGGCTCCTAAGTCAAAGGCAGACCTCGCTTTCACGATGCATATGCTGCACTGGTTGGCGACCAACGGTACGGCAGCGATTGTTGAGTTCCCTGGCGTGCTGTACCGTGGTGGGGCTGAACAGAAGATCCGTAAGTACCTGATCGACAACAACTACGTTGATACGGTGATTCAGCTTCCTTCTGATCTATTCTTTGGTACCACGATAGGTACCTGCATCATCGTGCTGAAGAAGTCGAAGAAGACCAACGACGTGCTATTTATTGACGGTTCGGCTGAGTTCGTGCGCGGAGGCAACAAGAACAAACTGAGCGAAGCCAACCAGCAGGCTCTGCTTGATGCGTTCACGAATCGTGAATCTACGGAATACTTCACAAGACTCGTTGACAACAGCGATATCGCTACGAATGACTACAACATTGCCGTGTCATCGTACGTTGAGGCTGAAGACACTCGCGAAGTCATCGACATTATCGAGCTGAATACCAGAATCGAGCAGATCGTAACTCGCCAGACTGAGCTGCGCACGTCGATTGATTCGATCGTTGCTGACCTGGAGGGCGTGAAGTGA